A stretch of DNA from Paracoccus methylovorus:
TGACCGAGGCGGCCGTGCGCCATCCCGATCTGGCCCGGGTCGAAGGCGCGCCCATCCTTGCCGGTCCCGAATTGCCGCAAGCCCTTGCCGGACCGCCTTTTGTGCTGACCTTCAGGGCAATCGCGCCCGGTCGGGGTCGGCTGGTGCTGAAGGCGGGCGCTGACGGTCCCTCAGTCGGGCTGGAGGTGCTGGTTTCGCCCTGACGGCGTTCACAGGCCCGAGCGCGTGATCCCCATCAGATTTGCCATGCGCAACGGGCCGGCGGGGTAGTCCGGTGCTGCCATCAGTTCCAACGTGAAATCCGGCTCGATCCGCCGCAGATGGCGCAGGGCGTCGGCTGCCCCCACCACATCGCCCCGATGATAGCGCAGCGCGGCCAGAAAACGCAGCGAAGGTCGGTTGTCCGGGGCAAAGGCAAAAGCGGCAGCGGCGGAATTCTCGGCATCGCCAAAGCGGTTCAGGCGCAACTGCACCACCGCGCGCCGCATCAGCCAGGCCGCTTGCCCCAACTCGGCCAAGGCGCCGTGGGTGCTGCGTTCGGTCGCCTCCAGCGCCTCGAGGTTGCGGCCTACGTCGGTCAGGGCCTGCGACAGCGCGTGGCACGCCAGCTCATTGTCTGGGTCGTTGCGGCAGGCGGCCTGCGCCAGTTCCAGCGCCCCCACCGCATCCCTTTGCCACGACGCCGAAAGCGAGGCCACGGCCAGCACGGAAGGGTTGTCGGGGGCCAGTTCGCGGGCCTGCTGGGCAAAGGCTTCGGCCTCGTCCGAACAACGCGCCGGATCCTCGGTCAGCCGCTCGCTGACCAGTGTGTGGCGCAGATAGGATCGCAGCGCCAGCGCGACCCCGCTCTGCCGCTCGTGCGGCAGCGATGCAAGGAACCGATCGGCCGATTCCAGACGGTCGCGAGAATAGCTGAACACGTCCCAGACCGGAAAGGTCAGCCCCAGCGCCGGAGGGGCGGTCCGTCGCGCCCGGTCCAGCAGCGCCACGGCGATCTGTGCCACCGCATGGCGCATGGTTGCGGTTTCATCGGCGCCGCGAATGGTAAATCGTCGCGTCCAGCCGCGCGCGCCCGTAGCAATGTCGCGCATCACCACCATCAACGAGCAATCCGGTCCCGAGGAATAGCAGATCGCATCGATCTGCGTACCGGTCTGCGAGCCCCGTGCGACGATCCGGTCGGCCAGGGTTGCCGGAATCATCTCGCAGGCGCGGGCGGCGGCTTCGTTCACGATCATCTCGCCGATCACCTTGGTGCGGCTGTCGCTGCTTACGATTGGCTGCAAGGTCACCACATGATCCGATAGTGCCGGGTCGCCGGCACACCACGCGGGCGCAACGGGCGTCAAGGACCGCTGCAGGACGCTGGGACCGTCGCTGTCCGGGGTCAGCCGCAGGCGCATGTCGCGCAGCCATGTCTCGAACTCGGGGTCGGGGATGTCGATATCGGCGGCGAATTCGATAGGCGCGCCGCCGGCATCATAGACCGGCGTCAGGTCGATGCGCAGCTGTTCGGAATCCAGCCCGACCCAGCCCACACCGGTCTGCAGGATGCCCTTGTAGGCGCCCAGGGCGCAGCGTAATTCGCGCAGCATCTGACGCAGGCTGTCCGAACCGCGCTGCCGGCCCCGCTCGCTCCACAGCAGGTCTTGCAGCCGGGCACGGCTTAGCCGCAGGTCCGGCGCTGTCCCCAGCAAGGCCAGTGCGCCACGGGCCTTCTGGCTGCGAGGGGTCAGGTCTGTTCCGTCGGCGCCGTGCAAGCGCACGGATCCCATCAGACTCAGCGTGGCAGGCATTTGATTCGCCGCATGGCTTCGTTATGGTTGCATTTCGATCTTATGACGTCATGGTGCAGGCGAACAACAGCCACCGCACAGGATCAAAGAATGGGGCAGGCGGGGAATCCGCGCCCGGTTGCAGCGGATACATTGCCTGCGCATCGTAGCTGCGCTATCGGGACGTCAAAGCAAAGGGGATCCCGAAGATGACCGAGCGCAAGAGCGGCCTGTCCTATGCCGAGGCCGGAGTGGATATCGACGCGGGCAATGCGCTGGTCGAGCGGATCAAGCCGGCCGCCGCCGCCACCCGACGCCCGGGCGTCATGGAGGGCTTGGGCGGTTTCGGCGCGCTCTTCGATCCGCGCGCGGCGGGCTATCAGGACCCGGTTCTGGTTGCCGCCACCGATGGCGTGGGCACCAAACTGCGCATCGGCATCGACACCGGCGAACTCGACGGGCTTGGCATCGACCTGGTGGCCATGTGCGTGAACGATTTGGTGTGCCAAGGCGCCGAGCCGCTGTTCTTTCTGGACTATTTCGCCACCGGCAAGCTTTCGGTCGATGAGGCCGCCCGCGTCATCAACGGCATTGCCGAGGGATGCCGTCGTTCCGGCTGTGCGCTGATCGGCGGCGAGACGGCCGAGATGCCGGGCATGTATGCGCGCGGCGATTTCGACCTCGCAGGCTTCGCCGTGGGCGCGATGGAGCGTGGCACGGCTCTGCCCGCTGGGGTCGCGGATGGTGATGTGCTTTTGGGCCTTGCCTCGGACGGCGTGCATTCCAACGGCTTCTCGCTGGTGCGCAAGGTGGCTGAACATGCCGGGCTCGACTGGAATTCGCCTGCACCCTTCGGCACCGGCACATTGGGCCAGGCGCTGCTGGTGCCCACCCGGCTTTATGTGCGCCCGCTGCTGGCGGCGATCCGCGCGGGCGGCGTGCATGCGGCGGCGCATATCACCGGCGGCGGCATTACCGAAAACCTGCCGCGCGTCCTGCCCCAAGGGCTTGGGGCGCAGGTCGATCTGGACAGTTTCAGCCTGCCGCCGGTCTTCGACTGGCTGGCCGGGGCCGGCGATATCGCCGATGCCGAGATGCTCAAGACCTTCAACTGCGGTATCGGCATGATCCTTGCCGTTGATGCAGCACACGCCGCCGATCTGGAGGCGCTGCTCAAGGCGCAGGGCGAAACGGTGATCCGGCTGGGGCAGGTCAACCCCGGCGCCGGCGTGCGCTACAGCGGCCGGCTGCGGTGAAACGCGTCGCCATCCTGATCTCGGGCGGCGGCTCGAACATGGTCAAGCTGGTCGAATCAATGGCGGGCACCCATCCCGCGCGACCGGTGATCGTCGGCTCAAACGATCCGCAGGCCACGGGTCTTGCCCGCGCTGCGGCCATGGATGTGCCGACGTTTGCCGTCGATCACCGCGCCTTCAAAGGCGACCGCGCCGCTTTCGAGGCGGCCCTGCTCGAACCCCTGCTGGCTGCGCAACCCGACATCCTCTGCCTCGCCGGGTTCATGCGCATCCTGACCCCGGATTTCGTTCAGCGGTTCGACGGGCGGATGCTGAACATCCATCCCTCGCTTCTACCGAAATATCCCGGGCTGCATACGCATCAGCGCGCCATCGAGGCCGGCGATGCCGAGGCGGGGGCGACGGTGCATCTGGTCACGCCGGAACTCGACGCGGGTCCGATTCTTGGTCAGGCGCGAGTCCCGGTCCTGCCCGGCGATACGGCCGAAACCCTGGCCGCCCGCGTGTTGATCCAGGAGCACCGGCTCTATCCGCAGGTGCTGTACCGCTTCGCGCAGGGCGACCAGCGGCCGATCACCCTCACCGCAGCCTGAACCGGGCAAGCCCTTCTTCGTTGCCCAAATACCCTGGGGGTGCGGGGGCAAAGCCCCCGTTCTTTCGACGCTCCGCTATTTCTCCGGCACCAGCCCGCGCGGCGCAAAGCGCAGCATCAATAGCAGCACCAATCCCAACGCGATAAAGCGCATATGCGGCGCGCTGCCCAGCAGATGGTCGCGCAGTGCACCCTCGGGGATGGGGCCGGTGACAAGGCGCATGAACTCGGGCCCCCAGACTTCGGCCTTGATCCACAGGAACCAGATCAGGATCGCACCCAGCGCTGCCCCCCAATTGTTGCCCGAACCGCCGACGATCACCATGACCCAGATGAGAAAGGTATAACGCAAGGGGTTAAAGCTGTTTGGCGACAAAAGCCCGTCCAAGGTGACCATCATTGCGCCGGCAAGGCCGATCACCCCGCTGCCGATGACGAAGATCTGCAAATGCCGGCGGGTCACGTTCTTGCCCATGGCCTCGGCGGCGGTTTCGTTGTCGCGGATGGCGCGCATCATCCGCCCCCATGGGGATTTCAGCGCCAGCTCCGCAAGCAGGATCAGAGCCAACAATACTGCGCCGAACAGGCCGGCATAAAGCAGCTTGACCCAGATGCCCGAGGCCAAGGCCGGGCTTAGCCCCCATTCCGCCGCCCGGGCGACGAAATCGGGATTACCCTGCAAATCTAGTTCATAGGGCACCGGGCGAGGGATACCGGAAAAGTTCTTGACCCCGCGCGACAACCATTCCTCGTTGCGCATGATGGCGACGATGATCTCGCCGATGCCCAGCGTGGCGATGGCCAGATAATCCGACCGCAGCCCCAGCGCCACCTTGCCGACGCCCCATGCCGCGGCCGCGGCAAACAATGCGCCGACCGGCCAGGACAGCAGCACGGGCCAGCCCAGCCCGCCGATATTGCCGGCGGCGGCAGAGTTGTTCGCCTCGATCGCCATCACCGCCGGATCGAACAGCCAGCGGTAAAGCACGAAACCCAGCACCAGCACGGCGATCAGCGCCGGCACCCGCAAAAGCCCCGACATCCGCTTCCAAACCTGTGCCGCCAGTGCCAATGTACCCAGCCCGACCGCCAGCGCCAGAAGGACGCGCGGCCCGCCTGCTTCCCAAGCCCCTTGCACCGGGGCCGTCGAAACCAGCACCGGCGCAAGACCGCCGAGCGCCAGAAAGCCCACGACACCGGCGTTGAAGAGCCCCGCGTAGCCCCATTGCATGTTCACACCCAGCGCCATGACGGCCGAGATCAGCCCCATGTTCAGAATGGCCAGCGCGGTGTTCCAACTGCCCGAAAACAGCGCATTGCGGAAACTGCCCTCGGCCACGAATAGCGCGACAAGGATCAGAAACAGGATCGGCGCGCGCCAGGCGCTGACGGCATCGGCTTGACGTGTGTTCGACATGAAAAGCCCCCTCAGACGGATTTGCCGCGGAACAGGCCGGTCGGCCGGAACAGCAGGACCACGATCAGGATTACGAAGCTGACCGCGAATTTGTATTCGGTGGACAGCAGTTGCAGCAGCCCATCAGGCTGAAAGCCCAGATAGGTTGCGATCTTGCGCCAGGGATAGGTGACCGCGACCTCCGAAAAGGCCACGATAAAGCCGCCTGCGACCGCGCCCAGCGGATTGCCGAGCCCTCCAACGATCGCCGCGGCAAAGATCGGCAGCAGGATCTGGAAATAGTTGAAGACCTTGAATGACTTGTCCAGCCCGTAAAGCGTTCCCGCCGTGACTGCCAACGCCGTGGCGATGATCCAGGTCAGGCGTACCACCCGTTCGGGGTCGATGCCCGAAAGCAACGCCAGATCCTCGTTGTCGGAATAGGCACGCATCGCCTTGCCCGCGCGCGAGCGGTTCAGAAAGCGGAACAGGGCCCAGCAGGCCAGCGCCGTCACGACCAGCGTCAGCACCTGGCTGACGCGCAACGACAGCCCTTCGGAAAGGCCGGTCCAGGCGCGGAACTGTTGCACGGTGATCACGAAGCGTGCGCCGTCGTCAAAGCGTATTTCATCGACGCCGATTATCAGCCGGGTCAGCCCGTTCATGATGAACATGACCCCGACCGAGGCCATGACCAGAATGATCGGAGCCGAGCGTTTGCTGCGATAAAAGCGATAGACCGCGCGGTCCGTGCCCAGCGTGAACAACGCCGTAACCGCGATGCCAAAGGGCAGGGCAAGCAGGGCGGTCGGCAACGGGCCAAGGCTGATGCCGATGGCTTGCAGCCCCCAGGTGATCAGAATGACCATCGCGGCGCCAAAGGCCATGGTGTCGCCATGGGCAAAGTTGGAAAAGCGCAGGATGCCATAGATCAGCGTCACCCCCAGCGCACCCAGCGCCAGTTGTGCGCCATAGGAGGCCGCGGGGATCACCACGAAGTTGAGGATCGCCACAAGGGCGTTCAGGACGTCCATCTTCAGCCCCCCAGAAATGTGCGGCGGACCTCGGGGTCGGCGAGCAGCGCCTGTCCGGTGTCGGTGTAACGGTTGGCGCCTTGCACAAGCACATAGCCGATGTCGGCGATCTCCAGCGCCTGCCGGGCGTTCTGCTCGACCATCAGGATCGAAATACCGGTGCGGGCGACTTCGATGATACGGTCGAAGAGTTCATCCATGACGATGGGGCTGACGCCGGCGGTGGGCTCGTCCAACATCAAAAGGCTGGGTTTGGTCATCAGCGCGCGGCCGACCGCCACCTGCTGACGCTGCCCGCCCGACAGTTCGCCCGCGTATTGCTTGCGCTTGTCGGCCACGGCCGGGAACAGGTCATAGACTTGCGCCATGGTGTCGCGGAAATCGTCCTCGCGAATATAAGCGCCCATTTCCAGATTTTCCTCGACCGTCATGGTCGGGAAGATGTTGTGGGTCTGCGGCACGAAGCCCATGCCCTTGCGCACCCGTTCTTGCGGGGTCAGGTGGGTGATGTCCTCGCCCGCCAGCGTGACCTTGCCTTCGCGCAGGTTCAGCATGCCGAAGACGGCCTTCATCGCGGTCGATTTTCCGGCGCCGTTGGGGCCGACGATGACGGCGATCTGGCCGCCGTCGACCGTCAGGGTGCAGTTGTTCAGAATGTCGGCCTTGCCATAGCCACCGCGCATGGCGGTGGCGGAAAGATAGGGCTCTGCCATCAAATATCCCCCGCTGGCTTGCCGTCGCCCCCGCGGCCGGCCTCGGCGCCCAGGCCGGGTTGGGCCCCGTGACTTTCGCCAAAGGCAGCTTCCTCGGCGACTTCGGCGGCGACCTTGTTCTTCAGGCCGGTGCCCAGATAGGCCTCGATCACCGCTTCGTTTTTCATGATGCTGTCGGCCGAGCCTTGAGCCAGCACCTTGCCCGCCGCCATGACGATCACGGGATCGCAAAGCCGGCCTATGAAATCCATGTCATGTTCAATGACGCAGAAGGTATAGCCGCGTTCCTTGTTCAACCGCACGATGGCATCGCCGATCGTGCCCAGCAGCGTGCGGTTCACCCCGGCGCCCACCTCGTCCAGAAACACGATCCTGGCATCGACCATCATCGTGCGACCCAGTTCCAGCAGCTTTTTCTGCCCGCCGGAAAGGTTGCCGGCCTTTTCATGGGTGAGATGGGAAATGGTCAGAAACTCAAGAACTTCGTCGGCTTTCTTGCGAAGTTCGCGTTCTTCCTGGCGAATGCGGCCGCGGCGAAGCCATGTGTTGAGCAGCGTTTCACCGCATTGCCCGCCGGGAACCATCATCAGGTTCTCGCGCACGGTCATCGAGGAAAACTCATGCGCCAGCTGGAAGGTGCGCAAGAGCCCTTTGTGAAACAGCTCATGCGGGGGCAGGCCGGTGATATCCTCGCCCGCCATGGTGACGCGCCCGGCCGTTGGCTTCAAAACCCCTGCGATCACGTTGAAAAGGGTTGATTTTCCGGCGCCATTCGGGCCGATCAATCCGGTTATCGAGCCCTGCTCGATCGTCAGACTTGCGCCATCGACGGCGCAGAAGCCTCCGAAATGCTTGTGCAGGTCGTGGACCTGGATCATCGCGCTCCCCACCTCATGCATTGCATGAAGAATTTTCCCTACGGAATTGTTTTTTATTATGAAAAGGGCCCGGAAATCCGGACCCTTTTCCCGATGCGCATAGCTTAGCGGAAGCCTACCACGTTAAGCTTGCCGCCCTTGAAGTCGACTTCGCGATAGACGCCGGCGCTTTCGCCGGGTTCGATCAGCTCGACCGAGGTCGCGCCGACATAATCGACGTCCTGACCGGCGGCCAACAGTTCCAGCGCCTTGGCCAATTCGCCCGGATAGATTTTCTCGCCCGGCTCATTGGCGACTTCCATCACCTTGTCCTTGTAGACTTTGGGGTCCGAGGATTTGGCGGCCTGCATGGCCAGCAACATCAGCGCGCTTGCATCATAGGATTCGCCCGCATAGGCCGAAGTGCCATCGAAACCGGCCTCTTTGGCCAGCGTGTCGAACTTGTCATGTCCTTCGCCTTCGGCCGAGGGGTTCTGGCCGAACGAGGTTTCCAACTGCGCGCCGAATTTTTCGGCCAGCACGTTGTTCACCATGCCGTCGGGCAACACGAAGGTTTCAAAGGCGCCGGTGTCCAGCGAGCCCTGGATGATGCCCGAGCCGCCCTGATCGGCATAGCCTGCCACCACCAGTGCCTCGCCCCCGGCGGCGGCCAGCGCGGCGACCTCGGCCGAATAGTCGGCCTTACCGTCGTCATGGGCCGAAACCACGGTCACGGTGCCGCCCTTGGCCTTGTAGGCGTCGGCAAAGCTGTCGGCCAGACCCTTGCCGTAGTCGTTGTTGGTATAGGTGACGGCGACGCTGTTGATGCCGCGCTCCAGCACGATATCGGCCATGACGTCGCCTTGGCGCGCGTCGGAGGGCGAGGTGCGGAAGAAGAAGCCTTTGTCGTCGATCGTCGAAAGTGCGGGCGAAGTGGCCGAGGGCGAGATCATCACCACGCCTTGCGGCACGCCGACCTGTTCGAGCGAGGCGATGGTTTCGCCCGAGCACATGCCGCCCATGACGCCCTTGACGCCCTCGGCGGTGACAAGACGGGTGACGGCGGCGACCGAGGCGGCCGCGTCGATGCAGGTGTTGTCAGCCACAACCGGCGTCACGGTCGAACCGTCCAGCAGCTTGCCGCTGTCCGAGACCTCCTTCATTGCCAGTTCCGCGCCTTTTTGCATAGCGGGCGAGATCGATTCCAACGGGCCGGTGAGGCCCAGTGAAATACCCATCTTGATTTCCTCGGCACCGGCTGCACCGGCAAGCAAGGCCCCGGCGGCACTGGCCAGAAGAAGCTTTTTCATAGTCGTCTCCCTGAGTGGAACATTGTCCTGTCTGACAGGTTATAAGCGCGCGATTAAAAAGAAAAGCATGTTGGCAAGCCGACGATGGGGCGGATTTGCCCATGCCGTAGCGGAAGATGCCTTAATCGGCGCCCGCCGCGCCGCGTTCCCGATAGGGGGTGCAACCATAGGTCGTGCGATAGCATTTCGAGAAATGCGCGGCCGAGGCAAAGCCGCAGGCCAGCCCGATCTCCATCACGCTCATCCCGGTTTGAAGCAGCAGGTGACGGGCCCGTTCCAGCCGCAGTTCCATATAGTATCGCTTGGGCGACCGGCCCAGATAGCGGGCGAAAAGCCTTTCGAGCTGGCGCGGCGACAGTCCCGCCTCGGAGGCAAGCCGCGCCGGGCTGACCGGATCCTCGATATTGCCCTCCATCCGGGCCAGAACCTGCGCCAGCCGGGGATGGCGTGTTCCCATCCGGGTCGGGCTGGACAGGCGCTGCTGGTCCTCTTCTGAACGGATCGAGGTGTGAATCAGTTGATCGGCCACGCGACTGGCCAGTTCGGTGCTGTGATCGCGGGCGATCTGGCGCAGCATCAGGTCGATGGCGGCGGTGCCTCCGGCGGCGGTCAGACGATTGCCGTCTTCGACAAAGACCGTGCGGATCAAGGTCACGTCGGGGAATTTCTCGGCAAAGCCGTCCTGATTTTCCCAATGGATGGTGGCGCGGCGTCCGTCCAGCAGCCCCGCCTCGGCCAGCACCCATGCGCCGGTGCAAAGCGCGCCCATTCGTGTGCCACGCCGCGCCTCGCGTCTAAGCCAAGCCAGCACCGGCCGCGTCGCAGCGCGCGGGACATCCAGGCCGCCGCAGATCAGCACCGTATCGTCGCGCCGGGTGTCCGAAAGCGGCCCGTCCAGCAGAATGCGGGCACCGTTCGAACAAACGGCGCATTCACCCTGCGGACCCAACAACTGCCATTGGTAGAGCTCTCGCCCCGCCAGCCGGTTGGCCAGTCGCAAGGGCTCGATCGCGGCGGCAAAGGAAACCATCGTGAAACGATCCAGCAATACAAAGACATAGCGCCGCACGGGTGCCGGGGCAGGGGCCGGAATCGGCCCCGGAACGACGGGGGCTGCTGGATCAAGTTCTGGCATGTCTGTCGCGCGTCTGAAATCACTGGCAGATCAGCAGGCAATCGCAAGGCGCGCAAGGCTTTTCCTTTGGCCCTGCAACCTCTATATGGCAGGCACTGTTAGCATGAAGGATAGGATCATGGCACCGACGAATTCCAGTTTCGCGACCCCGGCACAGGCATGGGACAAGCGTGGCTGGCGCGCCTATCCGCGCGTCCAGATGCCTGACTATCCCGACCAGAATGCTGTCGCCGCCGTCGAGGCGCAACTGGCCAAGTTCCCGCCGCTGGTTTTTGCCGGCGAGGCGCGCCGTCTGAAAGCCTCGCTGGGCGAGGTCGCTTCCGGTCGTGCCTTCCTGTTGCAAGGCGGTGACTGCGCTGAAAGTTTCTCGGAATTCTCGGCCGACAACATCCGCGACACGTTCAAGGTCATGCTGCAAATGGCCGTCGTACTGACCTGGGGCGCGCAGCTTCCGGTGGTCAAGGTCGGCCGCATGGCGGGTCAGTTCGCCAAGCCGCGCTCTACCTCGACGGAAAAGGTCGGCGATCAGGAGCTGCCCAGCTATCGCGGCGACATCATCAACGGCTTCGACTTCACCCCGCAGGCGCGCATTCCCGATCCGCAGCGCATGCTCGCTGCCTATACGCAGGCCTCGGCTTCGCTCAATCTGTTGCGCGCATTTTCGACGGGGGGCTATGCCGACATCCACCGGGTGCAAAGCTGGATCAGCGATTTCACCGGCGGTGAAGAAGCCGCGCGCTACCGCGACATCGCCGAGCGCATCAGCGATGCGATGGCGTTTATGGCGGCGGCCGGCGTGACCTCGGAAACCGCGCATGATCTTGGCAAGGTGGATTTCTACACCAGCCACGAGGCGCTGCTTCTGGAATATGAAGAGGCGCTGGCGCGGATCGATTCGACCACCGGCCTGCCGGTCGCGGGCTCGGGCCACATGATCTGGATCGGCGACCGCACGCGTCAGGTCGATGGTGCCCATGTCGAGTTCTGCCGCGGGGTGCAAAACCCGATCGGGCTGAAATGCGGTCCCTCGATCAGCGACAGCGATCTGAAGACGCTGATCGCCAAGCTGAACCCCGAGAACGAACCGGGCCGGCTGACGCTGATCGCCCGCTTTGGGGCTGGCACGGTGGGTGAAAACCTGCCGCGCCTGATCAAGGCGGTGCAGGAAGAGGGGGCGCATGTCGTCTGGTCTTGCGATCCGATGCACGGCAACACGATCAAATCGGCCTCGGGCTACAAAACCCGGCCCTTCGATTCGGTGCTGCGTGAGGTGCGCGAATTCTTTGCCATCCACCGCGCCGAGGGCACCATTCCGGGCGGCGTGCATTTCGAGATGACCGGCCAGGACGTGACCGAATGCATCGGTGGTGTTCGTGCCGTCACCGACGAAGACCTGTCGAGCCGCTATCACACCGCCTGCGACCCAAGGCTTAACGCCAGCCAGTCGCTGGAGCTGGCCTTCCTCGTGGCCGAGGAACTGCGCAACCGCCGTATCAATGGCGCGACCAAGCAGGCCAAGGCAAGCTGACGCCGGCCGGATAGGAAACCAAAAAGGGGCGGCGGGCTTTGACCTGACCGCCCTTTTTCATGCCGCATAGGCCTTGGGTGGCACGGCCTGCACAACCCGTGCAGAGTTACTGGAGCTCGCCGGGCGGCTTTGAAGGCGGATCGTTGCTTACGACACGAAAGCGGGCGCGGCGCTCGGCCGGGCTGGCGTCCTGGGGCAAAGGGGCAATTGGCTTGGGCGGCGGTGCGCTTTTCCACCGCATTGGCGTCTCGGCAAACCCCGGCGGCGAGGGCGATGGCTCGACCACCTTGGCTCCGGGAATGACCGGGAATTCGATATCCGACAGCAGATCGAAACGGCGCGGGCTTTCGCCGACCTGCCCCTGTACGACCAGACAGCCAAGTGCCCGCGTCACATCCCCCAGATCCGAACGCAGCGGCAACAGCAGCATCCGGCCGTCCAGCGCCGGGCGACCATAGCTGGCGGGCGAACCCAGCACGATCTCGGCGATCTGCGGGGCGAAGAACACGCTTTCCAGCACATCGGACAGCCGTCCTCGCGAACTGGTGTTCAGAAAGGCGCAAAGCGGCATGCCTCGCACCTCCATTCCCATCAGGTCGATAAGATGGCGTCCGGCCAGTCGAAAACGGGCCGCCCCCGGGGCGATGCGCTCAAGGATAAAGGCATAGTCAAGCGCCCTGCGGATTCCTCGCGGCGCGACATCGGCGCGGTTGGGAATGGCGCGGCCTTGACGCAGCCCCTCCCAATAACCGCGCAATTCGCCCAGGATGCGGTCCATCTGCACGGGTTCGTAATCGGCAAGGCGCAACAGTTTGCCGGGCCGGTCCTGCGTCGCATCGGGGCTTAGCATGGCCCCTCTGTCCTGTCCGTCGTCGTTAGACATCTGCCCTCGACCTTACAGTTACTCGTAAAACAATTTACCTGATCGGGATCTAGACCTTTCCATTCCGGCTGCCGAGCAATTTCTTTCCAGATGGTTAAAAACCGAAGCCTTGCCGGCGCAGGGCTTGACCCTGCTGGCGGGCAGGGCCATTCAGGCGGCGCTGAACGGCTGGGGACAAGGCGGATGGAGATGGAGCGCAGCGGACTTCTGGTGATCCTGTCCTCGCCCTCGGGGGCGGGAAAATCGACGCTGGCGCGGCGGCTGATGGACTGGGACCCGCAGTTGCGGTTTTCGGTCTCGGCGACCACCCGCAAGCCGCGTCCTGGCGAGGTTGAGGGCGAGCATTACTATTTCCGCACTTCTGAACAATTCCGCACCATGGTGGCCGAGGGCGAGATGCTGGAACATGCCGAGGTCTTCGGCAATTTCTATGGCACCCCCCGCGGCCCGGTGGAGGAGGCGATGCGCGCCGGTCGCGACACGCTTTTCGACGTGGACTGGCAGGGCGGGCAGCAGATCCGCGCATCGAGCCTTGGCGGGCATGTCATCTCGATCTTCGTGCTGCCGCCCAGTCTGGCCGAGCTGGAGCGCCGGCTGATCGCACGCCAGCAGGATGCGCCAGAGGTCATCGCGGGCCGCATGCGCAAAAGCCGTGACGAGATCAGCCACTGGGCGGAATACGATTATGTCATCGTCAACGACGATCTGGACCGCAGTGCCGAGGCGCTGAAGACCATCTTGCGGGCCGAGCGGATGCGCCGCGCCCGGCAGGTGGGCCTTGGCCCCTTCGTCCGCGCCCTTATGGAGGAGGAAAGCGCA
This window harbors:
- a CDS encoding class II 3-deoxy-7-phosphoheptulonate synthase, which codes for MAPTNSSFATPAQAWDKRGWRAYPRVQMPDYPDQNAVAAVEAQLAKFPPLVFAGEARRLKASLGEVASGRAFLLQGGDCAESFSEFSADNIRDTFKVMLQMAVVLTWGAQLPVVKVGRMAGQFAKPRSTSTEKVGDQELPSYRGDIINGFDFTPQARIPDPQRMLAAYTQASASLNLLRAFSTGGYADIHRVQSWISDFTGGEEAARYRDIAERISDAMAFMAAAGVTSETAHDLGKVDFYTSHEALLLEYEEALARIDSTTGLPVAGSGHMIWIGDRTRQVDGAHVEFCRGVQNPIGLKCGPSISDSDLKTLIAKLNPENEPGRLTLIARFGAGTVGENLPRLIKAVQEEGAHVVWSCDPMHGNTIKSASGYKTRPFDSVLREVREFFAIHRAEGTIPGGVHFEMTGQDVTECIGGVRAVTDEDLSSRYHTACDPRLNASQSLELAFLVAEELRNRRINGATKQAKAS
- a CDS encoding ABC transporter substrate-binding protein, with the protein product MKKLLLASAAGALLAGAAGAEEIKMGISLGLTGPLESISPAMQKGAELAMKEVSDSGKLLDGSTVTPVVADNTCIDAAASVAAVTRLVTAEGVKGVMGGMCSGETIASLEQVGVPQGVVMISPSATSPALSTIDDKGFFFRTSPSDARQGDVMADIVLERGINSVAVTYTNNDYGKGLADSFADAYKAKGGTVTVVSAHDDGKADYSAEVAALAAAGGEALVVAGYADQGGSGIIQGSLDTGAFETFVLPDGMVNNVLAEKFGAQLETSFGQNPSAEGEGHDKFDTLAKEAGFDGTSAYAGESYDASALMLLAMQAAKSSDPKVYKDKVMEVANEPGEKIYPGELAKALELLAAGQDVDYVGATSVELIEPGESAGVYREVDFKGGKLNVVGFR
- the gmk gene encoding guanylate kinase; translated protein: MERSGLLVILSSPSGAGKSTLARRLMDWDPQLRFSVSATTRKPRPGEVEGEHYYFRTSEQFRTMVAEGEMLEHAEVFGNFYGTPRGPVEEAMRAGRDTLFDVDWQGGQQIRASSLGGHVISIFVLPPSLAELERRLIARQQDAPEVIAGRMRKSRDEISHWAEYDYVIVNDDLDRSAEALKTILRAERMRRARQVGLGPFVRALMEEESA
- a CDS encoding PAS domain-containing protein — protein: MSNDDGQDRGAMLSPDATQDRPGKLLRLADYEPVQMDRILGELRGYWEGLRQGRAIPNRADVAPRGIRRALDYAFILERIAPGAARFRLAGRHLIDLMGMEVRGMPLCAFLNTSSRGRLSDVLESVFFAPQIAEIVLGSPASYGRPALDGRMLLLPLRSDLGDVTRALGCLVVQGQVGESPRRFDLLSDIEFPVIPGAKVVEPSPSPPGFAETPMRWKSAPPPKPIAPLPQDASPAERRARFRVVSNDPPSKPPGELQ
- a CDS encoding ABC transporter ATP-binding protein produces the protein MIQVHDLHKHFGGFCAVDGASLTIEQGSITGLIGPNGAGKSTLFNVIAGVLKPTAGRVTMAGEDITGLPPHELFHKGLLRTFQLAHEFSSMTVRENLMMVPGGQCGETLLNTWLRRGRIRQEERELRKKADEVLEFLTISHLTHEKAGNLSGGQKKLLELGRTMMVDARIVFLDEVGAGVNRTLLGTIGDAIVRLNKERGYTFCVIEHDMDFIGRLCDPVIVMAAGKVLAQGSADSIMKNEAVIEAYLGTGLKNKVAAEVAEEAAFGESHGAQPGLGAEAGRGGDGKPAGDI
- a CDS encoding GlxA family transcriptional regulator; translation: MPELDPAAPVVPGPIPAPAPAPVRRYVFVLLDRFTMVSFAAAIEPLRLANRLAGRELYQWQLLGPQGECAVCSNGARILLDGPLSDTRRDDTVLICGGLDVPRAATRPVLAWLRREARRGTRMGALCTGAWVLAEAGLLDGRRATIHWENQDGFAEKFPDVTLIRTVFVEDGNRLTAAGGTAAIDLMLRQIARDHSTELASRVADQLIHTSIRSEEDQQRLSSPTRMGTRHPRLAQVLARMEGNIEDPVSPARLASEAGLSPRQLERLFARYLGRSPKRYYMELRLERARHLLLQTGMSVMEIGLACGFASAAHFSKCYRTTYGCTPYRERGAAGAD